ACTTTTCGTACCCCTATCTCTTTAATACGTTGCTCGGCAGTAAACATAGCCAATCCAAGTAACCCAAGGCACGAGATAAATATTGCAAGAAACGCAAATATGTTTGACAGCCGGCCTACAATCTGTTCGCTTTTATATAGTTTTTGGTATTGCTCATCAGAAAAATTGTAGTTGAAAGGAAAGTTTGGGTTTAGTATCTTACATAATTTGGAAATACCCGCCAATGCTTCTTTTGTTTTGCCGGGCTGCGTGCGAATTAAAATATCGCCCCCATCCAGTTTGCCCTTAACCAGGTGAATAATCAACGGCAAAATTTGCTTATGCAGCGACTGGAAGTGAAAGTCTTTCACCAGCCCGATAATCTTTCCCTTACGCCCCCACATGGTAATTGATTTACCAATCGGATTTGTAAAACCTAACTTTTGCTGCGTTACCTGGTTAATGATAAAGTTATTGGAGTCGGTAGGATAATTATCAGAAAAATCGCGCCCGGCTAACATTTTCAGCTTCATGGTAGATACAAAATTGTAGCCAACCGCTATGTTCGGAAAAGCGACGGTGTTGTTAGGGTCTTTTCCATCCCAGGTTACACTAATAGTACTGTTATCAATAAACGTGGGGTTGTTTGATATTTGGCTAACTGATTTAATCTCCGGCAAATTCATCGCCTCGTTTTTAAAAATATCATACTTGCCACCCAGGTCGCCTTCAATAGGGATGTACAGCAGGTTTTCCCTATCATAGCCCAGGTTCCTGGTTTGGATAAAGTTTACCTGTTTGGATACCACAATGGTGGCGATAATTAATACCGACGAAAGCACAAATTGCATTATAACCAAACCTTTGCGAAACCAAACGGCACCGGCATCGAGCTTTAATGTTCCCTTTAATACCTTTACCGGGTTAAATGACGATAAAAACAGAGCCGGATAACTGCCCGAAACTAAGCCCGTAGTTATTGTGATTATAAAGAGTTTTAGCCAAAAGGAAGCTTCGTTAAAGGGCATGATTATTTGCTTTTGAGTAACCTGGTTAAATACAGGTAATAACACAATGGCTAAAATCAATGCTACTGAAACTGCCAGGACAGTGAGCAACAGCGATTCGCCTATAAACTGCCTGATTAATACCCCGCGCACGGCGCCCATAACCTTTCGTACACCAATTTCCCGCGCCCTTTTTACCGACTGGGCCGTTGTAAGGTTCATGAAATTAATGCAGGCAATAAGCAGCACAAATACAGCAATGATGCTAAATAGCTTTACGTATTCTATACGGCCGCCAGTTATTTTGCCATTTTCAAAGTTGGAGTGTAGATAAACCTGGTCAAAGCGTTGCAAGCCGTACTCAACCCGGTAGCTTTTTTGAAAAGTGCGGTAAGTATCTAAAAAGTGCGTTATTTTTTTGTCGGCTGATGCCGGGTTGGCATCCTTACGTAACATAACAAAGGTTAACGGCCCGCTGTTATCCCATCTTTTTGAGCCGGGATGATCGGCTAAATAGGCGCCC
The genomic region above belongs to Mucilaginibacter sp. KACC 22773 and contains:
- a CDS encoding ABC transporter permease, which translates into the protein MIKNYLKIAWRNIVKNKAHSFINIAGLSVGLACSLLILLWVQNELNIDAYHQNGDRLYKVYEQEYYDHKIDGNYDTPGQMAAELKKTLPEVEYAINMEDENDNHTFRVANKILKLNGTFAGADIFKMFSYPLLIGEAGTALNSPASIAISQKMAVMFFGQPDVAIGKTIRFDDERDFTVTAVFKDLPGNTSRKFDYLINWGAYLADHPGSKRWDNSGPLTFVMLRKDANPASADKKITHFLDTYRTFQKSYRVEYGLQRFDQVYLHSNFENGKITGGRIEYVKLFSIIAVFVLLIACINFMNLTTAQSVKRAREIGVRKVMGAVRGVLIRQFIGESLLLTVLAVSVALILAIVLLPVFNQVTQKQIIMPFNEASFWLKLFIITITTGLVSGSYPALFLSSFNPVKVLKGTLKLDAGAVWFRKGLVIMQFVLSSVLIIATIVVSKQVNFIQTRNLGYDRENLLYIPIEGDLGGKYDIFKNEAMNLPEIKSVSQISNNPTFIDNSTISVTWDGKDPNNTVAFPNIAVGYNFVSTMKLKMLAGRDFSDNYPTDSNNFIINQVTQQKLGFTNPIGKSITMWGRKGKIIGLVKDFHFQSLHKQILPLIIHLVKGKLDGGDILIRTQPGKTKEALAGISKLCKILNPNFPFNYNFSDEQYQKLYKSEQIVGRLSNIFAFLAIFISCLGLLGLAMFTAEQRIKEIGVRKVLGASAASIFGLLSSEFLVLIIIAMLVASPVAWYALNSWLQGFAYRTTIQWWIFALSGGLVILIALATVSVQAIKAALMNPVKSLRSE